The following are from one region of the Pleurodeles waltl isolate 20211129_DDA chromosome 4_1, aPleWal1.hap1.20221129, whole genome shotgun sequence genome:
- the LOC138287162 gene encoding uncharacterized protein — protein MERKVRRGKAGRAAGDAAAGEFGSQGTEGEEGEAGGSAGDTAAGEFESKRTEGEKEEGGGGRGCRGHSGMRISKVMEPRRGGGGGRREGPQGTQRLGNFKGNGTEGEEEEGGGRRGRRGRREGTQQLGNFKRNGTEGEEEGEVGGAAGDAAAGEFGSKGTEGEEEEGEAGEAARDAAAGEFESKGTECEDEEGEAGGAAGDAAAAEFESKGTEGEEEEGEAGEAAGDAAAGEFESKGTECEDEEGEAGGAAGDAAAAEFESKGTEGEEEEEGEVGGAAGDAAAGEFQR, from the coding sequence ATGGAACGGAAGGTGAGGAGGGGGAAGGCGggacgggccgcaggggacgcagcggctggggaatttggAAGCCAGGGAACGGAAggtgaggagggggaggcgggagggtccgcaggggacacagcggctggggaaTTTGAAAGCAAAAGAACAGAAGGTgagaaggaggaagggggaggcgggaggggctgcagaggACACAGCGGCATGCGAATTTCAAAGGTAATGGAAccgaggagaggaggaggaggggggaggcgggaggggccacaagggacacagcggctggggaaTTTTAAAGGTAATGGAAcggaaggtgaggaggaggaggggggaggcagaaggggccggagggggaggcgggaggggacgcagcagctggggaattTCAAACGTAATGGAAcggaaggtgaggaggagggggaggtgggaggggctgcaggggacgcagcggctggggaatttggAAGCAAAGGAAcggaaggtgaggaggaggagggggaggcgggagaggctgcaagggatgcagcggctggggaatttgaAAGCAAAGGAACGGAatgtgaggatgaggagggggaggcgggaggggccgcaggggatgcagcggctgcgGAATTTGAAAGCAAAGGAAcggaaggtgaggaggaggagggggaggcgggagaggctgcaggggatgcagcggctggggaatttgaAAGCAAAGGAACGGAatgtgaggatgaggagggggaggcgggaggggccgcaggggatgcagcggctgcgGAATTTGAAAGCAAAGGAAcggaaggtgaggaggaggaggagggggaggtgggaggggctgcaggggacgcagcggctggggaatttcAAAGGTAA